From the Mesorhizobium sp. WSM2240 genome, the window TGAACTCCGCTTCCAGGCCAAGCCGGGTCGCCATCCCCTTCCACAGCGTCGCGAAGTGGCCCGTCTCGTACATGAGGACCTGATCGCCGGGGGAAAGGGTATTGACCAGCGCCGCTTCCCAGGCCCCGGTCCCCGACGCCGGATAGATCACCACCGGCCCGTTGGTCTTGAAGATGGTCTTCACGCCGTCAAGCACGTTGCGGCCAAGCTCAGCGAATTCGGAGCTGCGATGGTCCATGGTCGGCATGTCCATCGCACGCAGAATGCGGTCAGGAACGTTGGTCGGCCCGGGAATCTGAAGGAAGTGGCGTCCGGCTTTGCGCATTTGGTCTCTAACCCTGAAGCCGCCTTCGTTTCTCGCGAAGATCGTTGCAACTGAATTATAAATTCATTATCCAGTCAAGCTCCGATTGGGAGAGCCTGATGGTTGCCATGTCCCTGCGCCCCGCGCTGGAGAACCGCCTGCGAGGGGCAACCAAGGGCGATGTTCTGTTCGACCGCTTTTCACGCGGGCGGTATGCGACGGACGCCTCCTTCTATCAGATGATGCCGCTCGGTATTCTGGCGCCGCGCGATGGCGACGATCTTTCGGCGGCGCTGTCGGTCGCGCGGGAGGAAGAAATCAGCGTGCTGGCGCGCGGCGGCGGCACGTCGCAATCAGGCCAGGCGATCAACGAGGCGCTGGTCCTCGACACGACCAAGTATCTGAACCGGATCATCGACATCGACCCGGAGAACCGGCGCTGCGTCGTCGAACCGGGCGTCGTCCTCGACGAACTCAATCGCGTTCTGAAGCCGTACGGCCTGTGGTTTCCCGTCGACGTCTCGACCGCGTCGCGGGCCACGATCGGCGGAATGGCGGGAAACAATTCCTGCGGAACGCGCTCCATCCGCTACGGCACGATGCGCGATAATGTGATCGCCATCGACGCGCTGATGCCGGACGGGCGCGCGCTGCATTTCGGCCCGGTGATCCGCTCGGAGGCAATGCGCAACATCGACGGGCCGGACAGCGAGCTCTTCCGTGACCTGCTGGCGCTCGGTGAGCGCGAAGCGGCGGAAATCGACGCCAGATTTCCGAAGGTGCTGCGCCGCGTCGGCGGCTATAATATCGACGCGCTCGTTCCGGACGGACAGACGAATAACCTTGCCCATCTTCTTGTAGGCTCTGAAGGCACGCTCGCCCTTTCCACTCGACTGGAGCTGAAACTTTCGCCGCTGCTCGGGACAAAGAAGGCGGTCGGCGTCTGCCACTTTGCCCGCTTCTACGACGCGATGGACGCGGCGCAGCACCTCGTCAGGCTGGATCCAGTTTCGGTCGAGCTCGTCGACCGGACGATGATCGCGCTCGCCCGTGATATCGCCATCTTCCGCCCGACTGTGGAGCGCTTCGTGCGCGGCGAGCCGGATGCGCTGCTCCTGGTGGAGTTCGCGGAAGAGGATGCGGGCGAGAACCGCCGGCGCTTAAAGCAGCTCGTGGAGTTGATGGGCGATCTCGGCTTCGGCTGGGACCGCGAGGGCCGCCATTGGGGTGGCGTGCTGGAGGTCGAGGATCCGGCGCTTCAGGCGGCGATCACCGATGTCCGCCAATCCGGCCTCAACATTATGATGTCGATGCGGGAGGCAGGCAAGCCGGTCTCCTTCGTCGAGGATTGCGCGGTACCGCTGGAGCATCTGGCGGAGTTCACCGACCGGCTCACCCAGATCTTTGAAAAGCGTGGAACCCGCGGCACCTGGTATGCCCATGCGTCGGTCGGTTGCCTGCATGTCCGGCCCGTTCTTAACCTCAAGCTCGACAACGACGTGAAGGCGATGCGTGCCATTGCCGAAGAGGCGTTCGCCATGGTGCGCGCCTACAAGGGCTCTCATTCCGGGGAGCACGGCGACGGGATCGTGCGTTCCGAGTTCCACGAGGAGATGTTCGGATCTCGCATGGTTCGTGCGTTCGAGACTGTGAAGGACCGCTTCGATCCGGGCGGTCTCTTCAATCCGGGTAAGATCGTCCGTCCGCCGAAGATGGATGACCGCCGGCTTTTCCGCTACGGGCCCGACTATAAGCCGGCCACCTTCCAGCCCACGCTCGACTGGTCGGGCTGGTCTGGCGCGGGCGGCGGTTTCCAGGGCGCCGTGGAAATGTGCAACAACAACGGCGCGTGCCGGAAGCTCGAAGCCGGCGTCATGTGCCCGTCCTATCGGGCGACGCGCAATGAGCGCGACGTGACGCGCGGTCGTGCCAATTCGCTTCGCCTCGCACTCTCCGGCCAGCTCGGCCCCGACGCGCTCGCCTCCGACGAGATGATGGAAACGCTGAAACTCTGCGTCTCGTGCAAGGGCTGCAAGCGCGAATGCCCGACCGGCGTCGACATGGCCAAAATGAAGATTGAGGTGCAGGCGGCACGCGCGGCCCAGGGCAAGCTCACGCTCCGCGACCGCCTCATCGCCTATCTGCCGCGCTATGCGCCCTACGCCGCCCGCGTCCCCTGGCTGATGAATCTTCGCGACCGATTGCCCGGCGCGGCCTGGCTGTCGGACAGGATCGCCGGTTTCAGCGCACGGCGGAAGCTGCCTATTTGGCGTTCCGATCCATTCCGCGCTGAGGCCACCGGAGGTTCCGGGACAGGACACGAAGTCGTGCTCCTGGCGGATACCTTCAATACCTATTTCGAACCGGAAAATCTTCGGGCCGCCGTCACGGTGCTCGAGGCCGGGGGCTACCGCGTGCATCTGGCCCAACCGGTCGACGGCGGCAGGCCTCTGTGCTGCGGGCGGACCTTCCTTTCCGCAGGCCTTGTGGCCGATGCCCGCTTCGAAGCCGAGCGCCTCGCAGCGGCGCTAAAACCCTTCGTCGCCCGTGGCGTCCCGGTGGTCGGGCTGGAGCCGAGTTGCCTCTTCACGCTCAGGGACGAGTTCGCCTCCATGCTGCCCGGGCCTGAATCGGAGCGGATCGCCGCCCATGCGCTCCTGTTCGAGGAGTTTTTGGCGCGCGAGAGGGAGGCGGGCCGACTGAAGCTGCCGCTGCTGCCGCTCGGCTGCCCGGCCTATCTACACGGCCACTGCCATCAGAAGGCGTTTGGCGCGATGGGGGCGGTGGAAACAGCGCTGAAGCTCGTGCCGGGCCTGACGGTGAAGACGATCGGCTCGTCGTGCTGCGGAATGGCGGGCGGCTTCGGCTATCAGGCGGAAACCTACGACGTTTCGATGGCCATGGCCGAATTGTCGCTCCTGCCCGCCTTGCGCAAGGCCGAAGCCAACGCCATCACCGTGGCCGCTGGAACTTCCTGCCGACAGCAGATCAGAGACGGAGCCGGGCGCCGCGCCGTTCACCTCGCCCGCGTTCTGGAACGGTCTATCTCCGGACAAGTGAATCAGGATTGGTCATGACGATCGGACTCGCGGAATCGCAAGCTATCCAAAGGCGCTCGCTGCACGATGAGCTGACGGAACTGCTCAGGGGGCTCATCGCCGCGGGCGAACTCGCGCCTGGCGAAAAGATACCCGAGCAGCGGCTGTGCGAACGGTTCGGCGTCTCCCGCACACCGCTCCGCGAGGCGCTGAAGGTCCTGGCCAATGAAGGCGTTGTCACCTTAAGGCCTAACCGCGGCGCTATCGTGAGCGCGCTGACGCTGGAGGAATTGGACGAAGTCTTTCCCATCATGGGGGCGTTGGAAGCGCTTTCAGGGGAAATAGCGTGCCGCCACATCACCGACGAGGAGGTCACCGCTATCCGGTCGCTGCACGAGACGATGGTGGGTCATTGGCGCGCCGGTGAGTTGCAACCCTATTTCCGGCTCAACCAGCAGATCCACGAAGCTATCCTCGAAGGAACGCGCAACGAGACGCTGAAGGCGCTCTACAGAAGCCTTGCCGGCCGCGTGATGACGGCGCGCTACATCGCCAATATGTCGGCCGTGCGCTGGGCGGCGGCCGTTGCGGAACATGAGGCAATCTTGCAGTGCCTCTCCAACCGGGACGGCAAGAAGCTCGCGGATATCTTGAAGCGGCATCTGGCCCACAAACTGGAAACAGTAAAGGACTGGCTGAGGAGCCAGGACACCGAACGATCCTAATTGCATCGCCA encodes:
- a CDS encoding GntR family transcriptional regulator, coding for MTIGLAESQAIQRRSLHDELTELLRGLIAAGELAPGEKIPEQRLCERFGVSRTPLREALKVLANEGVVTLRPNRGAIVSALTLEELDEVFPIMGALEALSGEIACRHITDEEVTAIRSLHETMVGHWRAGELQPYFRLNQQIHEAILEGTRNETLKALYRSLAGRVMTARYIANMSAVRWAAAVAEHEAILQCLSNRDGKKLADILKRHLAHKLETVKDWLRSQDTERS
- a CDS encoding FAD-linked oxidase C-terminal domain-containing protein, producing the protein MVAMSLRPALENRLRGATKGDVLFDRFSRGRYATDASFYQMMPLGILAPRDGDDLSAALSVAREEEISVLARGGGTSQSGQAINEALVLDTTKYLNRIIDIDPENRRCVVEPGVVLDELNRVLKPYGLWFPVDVSTASRATIGGMAGNNSCGTRSIRYGTMRDNVIAIDALMPDGRALHFGPVIRSEAMRNIDGPDSELFRDLLALGEREAAEIDARFPKVLRRVGGYNIDALVPDGQTNNLAHLLVGSEGTLALSTRLELKLSPLLGTKKAVGVCHFARFYDAMDAAQHLVRLDPVSVELVDRTMIALARDIAIFRPTVERFVRGEPDALLLVEFAEEDAGENRRRLKQLVELMGDLGFGWDREGRHWGGVLEVEDPALQAAITDVRQSGLNIMMSMREAGKPVSFVEDCAVPLEHLAEFTDRLTQIFEKRGTRGTWYAHASVGCLHVRPVLNLKLDNDVKAMRAIAEEAFAMVRAYKGSHSGEHGDGIVRSEFHEEMFGSRMVRAFETVKDRFDPGGLFNPGKIVRPPKMDDRRLFRYGPDYKPATFQPTLDWSGWSGAGGGFQGAVEMCNNNGACRKLEAGVMCPSYRATRNERDVTRGRANSLRLALSGQLGPDALASDEMMETLKLCVSCKGCKRECPTGVDMAKMKIEVQAARAAQGKLTLRDRLIAYLPRYAPYAARVPWLMNLRDRLPGAAWLSDRIAGFSARRKLPIWRSDPFRAEATGGSGTGHEVVLLADTFNTYFEPENLRAAVTVLEAGGYRVHLAQPVDGGRPLCCGRTFLSAGLVADARFEAERLAAALKPFVARGVPVVGLEPSCLFTLRDEFASMLPGPESERIAAHALLFEEFLAREREAGRLKLPLLPLGCPAYLHGHCHQKAFGAMGAVETALKLVPGLTVKTIGSSCCGMAGGFGYQAETYDVSMAMAELSLLPALRKAEANAITVAAGTSCRQQIRDGAGRRAVHLARVLERSISGQVNQDWS